From Gallus gallus isolate bGalGal1 chromosome 14, bGalGal1.mat.broiler.GRCg7b, whole genome shotgun sequence, one genomic window encodes:
- the METTL22 gene encoding methyltransferase-like protein 22 isoform X1, with amino-acid sequence MGDVTEKEMDNLTFKSDTVLSDVHLHRPNKSRLMVRLNAVGQPVFLSYFKLLWNTDDQASEKNARETTAEREHQYRSGDELPNKDGSNLKYKMEWNTEGTEALLDEDGDLEVVRRPQSASDSEAEDLMRDRVYPVILMRGKEDAFEDEEQECTCSNVIKIEHTMATPLEDVGKQVWRAAFLLADYILFKRDMFRSCTVLELGGGTGIASIIMGTVANRVYCTDVGEDLLAMCEQNVALNKHLMEPGGGEIKVKELDWLKDEFCTDPEALYSWSEEEIADLHDYCTVIMAADVFYDDDLTDALFRTLYRITHNLKHSCTVFLAIEKRLNFTLRQMDVTCEAYSHFRSTLNDLENLHDGKMKYSVEPVKPDFCQFLIYERIEQLELWKIIADQLT; translated from the exons ATGGGAGATGTCACAGAGAAGGAGATGGATAACCTCACGTTCAAAAGTGACACCGTCCTTTCTGATGTGCACTTGCACCGTCCCAACAAAAGTCGTCTCATGGTACGACTGAATGCAGTTGGACAGCCAG TATTCCTGTCGTATTTCAAACTCCTTTGGAACACAGATGATCAGGCCTCTGagaaaaatgcaagagaaaCTACAGCTGAAAGAGAACACCAGTACAGAAGTGGAGATGAACTACCTAACAAGGATGGGAGTAATCTGAAATataaaatggaatggaatactGAAGGAACAGAAGCTCTGCTAGATGAGGACGGAGATTTGGAAGTGGTCAGAAGGCCTCAAAGTGCCAGTGACTCAGAGGCAGAGGATCTTATGAGGGATAGAGTATATCCTGTAATTCTgatgagaggaaaagaggaTGCTTTTGAAGATGAAGAACAAGAATGCACTTGCAGCAATGTTATTAAAATAG AGCATACTATGGCAACCCCCTTAGAAGATGTTGGTAAACAA GTCTGGCGTGCAGCCTTTCTTCTTGCTGATTATATTCTGTTTAAACGGGACATGTTCAGGAGTTGCACAGTGCTGGAGCTTGGAGGTGGCACTGGAATTGCAAGCATTATCATGGGAACAGTTGCCAACAGAGTTTATTGCACAG atgttGGTGAAGATCTTTTGGCCATGTGTGAACAAAATGTTGCATTAAACAAACACCTGATGGAGCCAGGAG GAGGAGAAATTAAAGTAAAAGAACTGGACTGGCTGAAAGATGAATTCTGCACTG ATCCAGAAGCTCTCTATAGCTGGTCTGAAGAAGAGATTGCAGATTTGCATGACTACTGTACTGTGATAATGGCAGCTGATG TGTTCTACGATGATGATCTGACGGATGCCTTATTCAGAACGCTGTATAGAATCACACATAACTTGAAACATTCTTGCACAGTTTTCCTAGCCATAGAAAAGAG ACTGAATTTCACTTTAAGGCAGATGGATGTTACATGTGAAGCCTACAGTCATTTTAGAAGTACTCTAAATGATTTGGAGAACCTTCatgatggaaaaatgaaatacagtgtGGAGCCTGTTAAGCCTGATTTCTGCCAGTTTCTCATTTATGAACGGATTGAGCAGTTG GAATTGTGGAAGATCATTGCTGATCAGCTAACGTGA